In Pseudomonas fluorescens, a genomic segment contains:
- a CDS encoding lipopolysaccharide biosynthesis protein, whose product MSKVLEKPMRVPRSLSNRFRLNVLSYGYTQLVTLAAQLVLVPFFLHAWGTGRYADWLVLTGIPSMLSLLDLGVAQASATRATLLASQGDVPGARRSVQTALAFTLAVVGLVVVFALTLGQWIDWVGLLKLKSLDPGQASLVVLFMSGYLCTRLLGGPIEAWFRVIDKTVGGVFIMANRRTLDIVLSIVILMLGGSELQLAQGMFFSQVLFLVLVTVFVRRISPWPLLGLGCASWGEFRGIWKPAVGSAAIPLAQLITLQGGLQLLNQIAGPAVVVGYTMARTLMRLIIQLGITCSNALTPEISRLAGRGQFDEARRFTQRASSLVLGVCVLVYGAGIWAGPQVISLWSHGLVQVDRLPLALIGAHTILNVAWFILAAMLISTNRHTRTSVIYALSSLAALLLWMLCQARIDPLLGAALLLALPELVVLVYLRLISKVQFAGEVQP is encoded by the coding sequence ATGAGCAAGGTTCTGGAAAAACCGATGCGGGTACCGCGTTCATTGTCGAACCGGTTTCGCCTCAACGTCTTGAGCTATGGCTACACGCAACTGGTGACGCTGGCGGCGCAACTGGTGCTGGTGCCGTTCTTCCTGCACGCCTGGGGCACCGGGCGGTATGCCGACTGGCTGGTGCTCACCGGTATTCCGTCGATGCTCAGCCTGCTGGACCTGGGGGTCGCCCAGGCCTCGGCTACCCGTGCCACCTTGCTGGCCAGCCAGGGCGACGTGCCCGGCGCGCGCCGCAGTGTGCAGACCGCATTGGCGTTCACCTTGGCGGTGGTCGGGCTGGTGGTGGTGTTTGCCTTGACCCTCGGTCAGTGGATCGACTGGGTCGGGCTGCTCAAGCTCAAGAGCCTTGACCCCGGCCAGGCGAGCCTGGTGGTGCTGTTCATGTCCGGCTACCTGTGTACGCGCTTGCTCGGCGGGCCGATCGAGGCGTGGTTCCGGGTGATCGACAAGACTGTCGGCGGGGTTTTTATCATGGCCAACCGCAGGACCCTGGATATCGTGCTGTCGATCGTGATCCTGATGCTGGGCGGTTCCGAACTGCAATTGGCCCAGGGCATGTTCTTCAGCCAGGTGCTGTTCCTGGTGCTGGTGACCGTGTTTGTGCGGCGCATTTCGCCGTGGCCGCTGCTGGGCCTGGGGTGCGCCTCGTGGGGCGAGTTTCGCGGCATCTGGAAGCCCGCGGTGGGCAGTGCGGCGATCCCCTTGGCGCAGTTGATTACCCTGCAAGGCGGCCTGCAACTGCTCAACCAGATCGCCGGTCCGGCGGTGGTGGTCGGCTACACCATGGCGCGTACGTTGATGCGCTTGATCATCCAGTTGGGCATCACCTGCAGCAATGCCCTGACCCCGGAAATCTCGCGGCTGGCCGGGCGTGGCCAATTTGACGAAGCGCGACGGTTCACCCAGCGTGCCAGCTCCCTGGTACTGGGCGTGTGCGTGCTGGTATACGGCGCCGGCATCTGGGCCGGACCCCAGGTGATCAGCCTGTGGAGCCACGGCCTGGTGCAGGTTGACCGGCTGCCATTGGCGCTGATCGGTGCCCACACGATCTTGAACGTGGCCTGGTTCATCCTGGCGGCGATGCTGATCTCCACCAACCGCCATACCCGCACCTCGGTGATCTACGCCCTGAGCAGCCTGGCGGCGTTGCTGCTGTGGATGCTGTGCCAGGCGCGCATCGACCCGTTGCTGGGCGCCGCGTTGTTGCTGGCCCTGCCGGAGCTGGTGGTGCTGGTGTACCTGCGGCTGATCAGCAAGGTGCAGTTCGCCGGGGAGGTGCAACCATGA
- a CDS encoding O-antigen ligase family protein: MMLSQARLTLYLPLTFFALPLALSNNLSQPLALLLLMPFVVYAARGFTRAAALLALVVASSVLQVLVSSGSKISLYQFLRSGIPFFYFVLLLAGYSYALANVEKIARAHSFNYRRIIERAIYIFALGQLLQVSLYGVGIDLTNAASKSSDEVGRIMLFPTSSAVLLFFYACCQRKIALMLILAVTLLAAGSKTILAAMAVMILLSAITQRKLKSLAVLVVAIGALGTLTFYASPLAVSRFATYLFEEKGEDVTRAFEISHAKASFLENPATVFLGNGLAKQLTPGVPTNDERWFENSKFDIENGYWGVLAKLGVVGVVLFGLLFSALPRNPVSLAVGAILLIFSFKTSYQFFTTFDGSYLLVWSMFIGLLNKAAPVRQAVSLPALPTHTLLRQAGS, encoded by the coding sequence ATGATGTTGTCCCAGGCACGCCTGACCCTGTACCTGCCGCTGACGTTTTTCGCTTTGCCCCTGGCCCTGAGCAACAACCTGTCGCAGCCCTTGGCATTGCTGCTGCTGATGCCCTTCGTGGTGTACGCGGCGCGCGGCTTTACCCGGGCAGCGGCGTTGCTGGCGCTGGTGGTGGCCTCCAGTGTGTTGCAGGTGCTGGTCTCCAGTGGTTCGAAGATTTCCCTGTACCAGTTCCTGCGTTCCGGCATTCCGTTTTTCTATTTTGTGCTGCTGTTGGCCGGCTACAGCTATGCGCTGGCCAACGTGGAGAAAATCGCCCGTGCCCACAGCTTCAACTATCGCCGCATCATCGAACGGGCGATCTACATTTTTGCCCTGGGCCAGTTGCTGCAAGTGAGCCTGTATGGGGTCGGCATCGACCTGACCAACGCCGCCTCCAAGTCCAGCGATGAGGTGGGCCGGATCATGCTGTTCCCCACCAGCTCGGCGGTGCTGCTGTTTTTCTACGCCTGTTGCCAGCGCAAGATCGCCTTGATGCTGATCCTGGCGGTGACGCTGCTGGCGGCCGGCTCCAAGACCATCCTGGCGGCGATGGCGGTGATGATCCTGTTGTCGGCCATCACCCAGCGCAAGCTCAAGTCCCTGGCGGTGCTGGTGGTGGCCATCGGCGCCCTCGGGACGCTGACGTTTTACGCCAGCCCCCTGGCGGTATCGCGCTTTGCCACCTATCTGTTCGAGGAGAAGGGCGAGGATGTGACACGTGCCTTCGAGATCTCCCATGCCAAGGCGTCCTTCCTGGAGAACCCGGCCACGGTGTTTCTCGGCAACGGCCTGGCCAAGCAATTGACGCCCGGCGTGCCGACCAATGACGAGCGCTGGTTCGAGAACTCCAAGTTCGATATCGAGAACGGCTATTGGGGCGTACTCGCCAAGCTCGGCGTGGTCGGTGTCGTGCTGTTCGGCCTGCTGTTCAGTGCGTTGCCGCGTAACCCGGTGTCGCTGGCGGTGGGCGCGATCCTGCTGATTTTCTCGTTCAAGACCAGTTACCAGTTCTTCACCACCTTTGATGGCAGCTACTTGCTGGTGTGGTCGATGTTCATCGGCCTGCTCAACAAAGCCGCGCCAGTACGCCAGGCGGTGTCCCTGCCTGCACTTCCTACACACACCTTATTAAGACAGGCTGGATCATGA
- a CDS encoding polysaccharide pyruvyl transferase family protein has translation MNAPARPIRAGILTYHFSENFGAVLQAYALQRWLQQQGLQVNLINYHPAYVEDGSELKQLLNPRNFKANLKALYLKTLALKTRVLGPNAQSRQFEAFKTRFLNIEGPRYVHADQLKQAVAGRQLLVAGSDQIWNPSGQTGLDPAYFLAFDCDKAIRRISYAASFGKEYLEPEYHAEAEQLLKQLSAVSVREESGVAIVQQVCGLAAQCVPDPTLLHRDYSALLATSTQTRSGHVFCYALRTGVGVRDVAQALSRHVDGPIVSPYNAHRRWRQIGETVQVGPQDWLKLLKESAYVVTNSFHATVFAIIFEKPFIAVGLPGSKASLNARVRNLLEKLELSQRFLPADNVDQLHSLIAAPIDWVAVRARRQALQLVGERYLLEQLAALKP, from the coding sequence ATGAACGCACCTGCACGCCCGATCAGGGCCGGGATACTGACGTACCATTTCAGCGAGAACTTCGGCGCGGTGCTGCAAGCCTATGCGTTGCAGCGTTGGCTGCAACAGCAGGGCCTGCAGGTCAACCTGATCAACTACCACCCGGCCTACGTGGAGGACGGCAGCGAGCTCAAGCAACTGCTCAACCCGCGCAACTTCAAGGCCAATCTCAAGGCCCTGTACTTGAAGACCCTGGCCTTGAAAACCCGTGTGCTGGGGCCCAATGCGCAGTCGCGCCAGTTCGAGGCGTTCAAGACGCGCTTCCTGAATATCGAGGGGCCGCGCTATGTCCACGCCGACCAGCTCAAGCAGGCGGTGGCCGGCCGGCAGTTGTTGGTGGCCGGCAGTGACCAGATCTGGAACCCCTCGGGCCAGACCGGCCTGGACCCGGCGTACTTTCTCGCTTTCGATTGCGACAAGGCGATTCGGCGGATCTCGTACGCGGCCAGTTTTGGCAAGGAATACCTGGAGCCCGAATACCATGCCGAAGCCGAGCAACTGCTCAAGCAACTGTCGGCGGTGAGTGTGCGCGAGGAGAGCGGGGTGGCGATCGTCCAGCAGGTCTGTGGGCTGGCGGCGCAGTGTGTGCCCGACCCGACGTTGCTGCACCGCGACTACTCGGCGTTATTGGCCACCTCGACCCAGACCCGCAGCGGCCATGTGTTCTGCTATGCGTTGCGCACCGGCGTGGGTGTCAGGGACGTGGCCCAGGCGTTGTCGCGGCATGTCGACGGGCCGATCGTCTCGCCCTACAACGCGCACCGGCGCTGGCGCCAGATCGGTGAAACCGTGCAGGTCGGGCCACAGGACTGGCTCAAGCTGTTGAAAGAGTCGGCCTATGTGGTGACCAACTCGTTCCATGCCACGGTGTTCGCGATCATCTTCGAAAAACCCTTTATCGCCGTGGGCCTGCCGGGCAGCAAGGCATCGCTCAACGCCCGCGTGCGCAACCTGCTGGAGAAGCTGGAACTGTCCCAGCGCTTTTTGCCGGCCGACAATGTGGACCAGTTGCACAGCTTGATCGCCGCGCCGATTGACTGGGTGGCGGTGCGCGCCCGGCGCCAGGCGTTGCAGTTGGTGGGCGAACGCTACTTGCTCGAGCAACTGGCGGCGCTCAAGCCATGA
- a CDS encoding acetyltransferase — translation MSGFERLKYVDTLPRSSKARRLLWGVVYQLLFRPTPRWMLHGWRRVLLRCFGAKVGVGCRIAPTCSIWAPWNLEIGDFTAIADGVDVYAMARITIGSKVAISQRSFLCAGTHDTRSLLRPLVTREIVIKDHVWVAAESFIHPGCVVGEGCVVGARSVVTSDLPAWMICVGAPCRPIKPRDIAQ, via the coding sequence ATGAGCGGCTTCGAACGCCTGAAGTACGTCGACACCTTGCCCCGCAGCAGCAAGGCCCGGCGCCTGCTATGGGGCGTGGTGTACCAGCTGCTGTTTCGGCCCACGCCACGCTGGATGCTGCATGGCTGGCGGCGCGTGCTGCTGCGCTGCTTCGGCGCCAAGGTCGGTGTCGGTTGTCGCATCGCACCCACGTGCAGCATCTGGGCACCGTGGAACCTGGAGATCGGTGACTTCACCGCCATCGCCGATGGGGTGGATGTGTACGCCATGGCGCGGATCACCATCGGCTCGAAAGTCGCGATCAGCCAGCGCAGTTTTTTGTGCGCCGGTACCCATGACACCCGCAGTTTGCTACGCCCGCTGGTGACACGCGAGATCGTGATCAAGGACCACGTGTGGGTTGCCGCCGAGTCATTCATTCATCCCGGTTGTGTGGTAGGCGAGGGCTGTGTGGTAGGCGCGCGCTCGGTGGTCACCAGCGACTTGCCGGCCTGGATGATTTGCGTCGGTGCTCCCTGCCGCCCCATCAAACCGAGAGACATCGCACAATGA
- a CDS encoding nitroreductase family protein, producing the protein MMDKTWKLMFFFSEFFRDMFTFLRHNGYSPLASRNKKLFYKILIETHTVEKGLSLKEPKPLFGKEKINGIIHMLNEYDRTYSALPLQMALGAFQGYLDLHRALGVSDDFLFYLDAYVEHLKRDGTLGNGGIKRATPWLGNDGMDAKAFLQSRSSCRMFQPGKLDSRLLTSLVELAQSAPSQCNRQSSRVHVYQDRAVIAQLLELQGGSRGFAQSVDNLFVVTSEVTAWGGAGQRNQLYVDGALFSMGLLLACHANGLGACPLNLAILNTVEKKIRNVGGIEASERLIMMIAVGKPLESHFRAARSPRRLTTEILQLHGG; encoded by the coding sequence ATGATGGATAAGACATGGAAGTTGATGTTTTTCTTCAGTGAATTCTTTCGCGACATGTTCACGTTTCTTCGCCACAACGGCTATTCGCCGTTGGCGAGCCGCAACAAGAAGCTGTTCTACAAGATCCTGATCGAGACCCATACCGTCGAGAAAGGCTTGTCGCTCAAGGAGCCCAAGCCGCTGTTCGGCAAGGAGAAGATCAACGGCATCATTCATATGCTCAACGAGTACGACCGCACCTACTCGGCGCTGCCGCTGCAAATGGCCCTGGGCGCCTTCCAGGGTTACCTCGACCTGCATCGTGCCCTGGGTGTGAGCGATGACTTCCTGTTTTACCTGGATGCCTATGTCGAGCACCTCAAGCGCGACGGCACCCTGGGCAATGGCGGTATCAAGCGCGCCACGCCATGGCTGGGCAATGATGGGATGGACGCCAAGGCGTTCCTGCAATCGCGTTCCAGTTGCCGGATGTTCCAGCCCGGCAAGCTCGACAGCCGCTTGCTCACCTCGTTGGTGGAGCTGGCGCAGTCGGCGCCGTCGCAATGCAATCGCCAGTCGTCGCGGGTACACGTCTACCAGGACCGCGCGGTGATTGCGCAATTGCTCGAGTTGCAAGGCGGCTCGCGCGGTTTTGCGCAGTCGGTGGACAACCTGTTCGTGGTCACCTCGGAAGTGACCGCCTGGGGAGGCGCCGGCCAGCGTAACCAGCTGTACGTCGACGGCGCGCTGTTTTCCATGGGCCTGCTGCTGGCATGCCACGCCAATGGCCTGGGGGCTTGCCCGCTGAACCTGGCGATCCTGAATACGGTGGAAAAGAAAATCCGCAACGTGGGCGGCATCGAAGCCAGCGAGCGGCTGATCATGATGATCGCCGTGGGCAAACCCCTGGAAAGCCACTTCCGCGCGGCGCGTTCGCCACGCCGCCTGACCACTGAAATCCTGCAACTGCACGGTGGCTGA
- a CDS encoding glycosyltransferase family 2 protein encodes MKRETVSVIILTYNESLHIARAIESVRAFSDEVLVVDSFSSDDTCEIARRHGALVVQHAFVNQAKQFQWALDNLPITGNWTMRLDADEIIEADLAEQINTQLPTLDPQITGINFKRKHIFMGRWVRHGGRYPLKMLRLWRTGQGRIEDRWMDEHISVAQGRTITLEGGFADHNLHDLTFFTHKHNQYATREAIEVINSRLALFAVRHELNEGQSSFQARLKRVVKNRLYNRVPFTLSSTAYFLWRYLIQLGFLDGRSGLVYHLLQGYWYRFLVGAKVLELETAIAHLNDKEAIIRELSKLTGHNLTLPTQQ; translated from the coding sequence ATGAAACGTGAAACGGTCAGTGTGATCATCCTCACCTACAACGAAAGCCTGCATATCGCCCGCGCGATCGAGTCGGTGCGCGCCTTCAGTGACGAAGTGCTGGTGGTCGACTCGTTCTCCAGCGACGACACCTGCGAGATCGCCCGGCGCCACGGCGCCCTGGTGGTCCAGCATGCGTTCGTCAACCAGGCCAAGCAGTTCCAGTGGGCGCTGGACAACTTGCCGATCACTGGCAATTGGACGATGCGCCTGGATGCCGACGAAATCATCGAGGCCGACCTGGCAGAGCAGATCAATACGCAACTGCCGACACTGGACCCGCAGATCACCGGCATCAACTTCAAGCGCAAGCATATTTTCATGGGCCGCTGGGTGCGCCATGGCGGCCGCTACCCGTTGAAGATGCTGCGGTTGTGGCGCACCGGGCAGGGGCGCATCGAAGACCGCTGGATGGACGAGCACATCTCCGTGGCCCAGGGCCGCACCATCACCCTGGAAGGCGGTTTTGCCGACCATAACCTGCATGACCTGACGTTCTTCACCCACAAGCACAACCAGTACGCGACCCGTGAAGCCATCGAGGTGATCAACTCGCGCCTGGCCTTGTTTGCGGTGCGTCATGAGTTGAATGAAGGGCAGAGTTCATTTCAGGCCCGGCTCAAGCGCGTGGTGAAGAACCGCTTATATAACCGCGTGCCGTTTACCTTGAGTTCAACGGCGTATTTCCTCTGGCGCTACCTCATTCAGCTGGGCTTTCTCGATGGTCGCAGCGGCCTGGTTTATCACTTGCTCCAGGGCTATTGGTACCGATTCCTGGTGGGCGCCAAGGTGCTCGAACTGGAAACCGCGATTGCGCATTTAAACGATAAGGAAGCGATTATCCGCGAACTTTCAAAGTTGACCGGACATAACTTGACGCTGCCCACACAGCAGTAA
- the gmd gene encoding GDP-mannose 4,6-dehydratase, whose product MKKVALITGVTGQDGSYLAELLLEKGYVVHGLKRRSSSFNTQRIDHIYQDPQALHKNLILHYGDLADSSNLTRIIQQIQPDEIYNLGAQSHVAVSFDSPEYTADVDALGTLRILEAIRLLGLEKKTRFYQASTSELYGLVQETPQKETTPFYPRSPYAVAKLYAYWITVNFREAYGLYACNGILFNHESPRRGETFVTRKITRALTNIALGLEQCLYMGNMDALRDWGHARDYVRMQWMMLQQEHPEDFVIATGVQYSVRDFIRWSAAELGLRLRFVGEGVEEVAVVEHIDGDLAPGILVGDVIVRVDPRYFRPAEVETLLGDPSKAKQKLGWVPEISAQEMCAEMVREDLKIAQRHALLRLHGHDAPIAVEN is encoded by the coding sequence ATGAAAAAAGTTGCGCTGATTACCGGTGTTACCGGGCAGGATGGCTCGTACCTGGCGGAACTGCTGCTGGAGAAAGGCTATGTGGTGCATGGCTTGAAACGCCGCTCTTCGTCGTTCAATACCCAGCGTATCGACCATATTTACCAAGACCCGCAAGCCCTGCATAAAAACCTGATCCTGCACTATGGCGACCTGGCGGACTCGTCCAACCTGACGCGTATCATCCAGCAGATCCAGCCCGACGAAATCTACAACCTGGGCGCCCAGTCCCACGTGGCCGTGAGCTTCGATTCGCCGGAATACACCGCCGATGTCGATGCCCTGGGCACCTTGCGCATCCTTGAGGCCATCCGCCTGCTGGGCCTGGAAAAGAAGACCCGCTTCTACCAGGCGTCCACCTCCGAGCTGTACGGGCTGGTGCAGGAAACCCCGCAAAAGGAAACCACGCCGTTCTACCCGCGCTCGCCCTATGCGGTCGCCAAGCTCTACGCCTACTGGATCACCGTGAATTTCCGTGAGGCTTACGGGCTGTATGCCTGCAACGGCATCCTGTTCAACCACGAGTCGCCGCGGCGCGGCGAAACCTTCGTGACCCGCAAGATCACCCGGGCGCTGACCAACATCGCCCTGGGCCTGGAGCAATGCCTGTACATGGGCAACATGGACGCCTTGCGCGACTGGGGCCATGCCAGGGACTACGTGCGCATGCAGTGGATGATGCTGCAACAGGAGCACCCCGAGGACTTCGTGATCGCCACCGGCGTGCAGTATTCGGTGCGCGACTTTATTCGCTGGTCGGCGGCGGAACTGGGCCTGCGCCTGCGCTTTGTCGGCGAGGGCGTGGAAGAGGTGGCGGTGGTCGAGCACATCGACGGCGACCTGGCGCCGGGCATCCTGGTGGGGGACGTGATCGTGCGCGTCGACCCCCGCTATTTCCGCCCGGCGGAAGTCGAGACGCTGTTGGGCGACCCGTCCAAGGCCAAGCAGAAACTGGGCTGGGTGCCGGAGATCAGTGCGCAGGAAATGTGTGCGGAGATGGTCCGTGAAGACCTCAAGATCGCCCAGCGCCATGCGTTGCTGCGCCTGCACGGCCACGATGCGCCGATTGCCGTGGAGAACTGA
- the fcl gene encoding GDP-L-fucose synthase, which yields MARDLNARIFVAGHRGMVGSAIVRRLWALGYTQILTARRDELDLLDPLAVQAYFAEQRIDQVYLAAARVGGIHANATYPADFIYQNLMIQANVIHAAHTHGVFKLLFLGSSCIYPVLAAQPITEQALLSGALEPTNEPYAVAKIAGIKLCESYNRQHGRDYRSVMPTNLYGPGDNYHPQNSHVIAGLLRRFHEAVQHGDAEVVIWGSGAPRREFLHVDDMAAASVHVMELSHEHYREHTEPMRSHINVGTGVDCTIRELAETLARVTGFNGRLRFDTSKPDGAPRKLLDVSRINALGWEAYVPLEEGLRDAYNAYLAALEQPRGQ from the coding sequence ATGGCACGTGATCTGAATGCGCGAATTTTTGTCGCCGGCCATCGCGGCATGGTCGGCTCGGCCATCGTGCGTCGCCTCTGGGCCTTGGGCTATACGCAGATACTCACCGCACGCCGCGATGAACTGGACCTGCTGGACCCGCTGGCGGTGCAGGCGTATTTCGCCGAGCAGCGCATCGACCAGGTGTACCTGGCGGCGGCGAGGGTCGGCGGGATACATGCCAACGCCACGTACCCGGCGGACTTCATCTACCAGAACCTGATGATCCAGGCCAATGTGATCCACGCGGCCCACACCCATGGGGTGTTCAAGCTGTTGTTCCTCGGCTCGTCATGCATCTACCCGGTGCTGGCGGCCCAGCCCATCACCGAGCAGGCGCTGCTCTCGGGTGCGCTGGAACCCACCAACGAACCCTACGCCGTGGCCAAGATCGCCGGGATCAAGCTGTGCGAAAGCTACAACCGCCAGCACGGCCGGGATTACCGCAGCGTGATGCCGACCAACCTGTACGGTCCTGGCGATAACTACCATCCGCAAAACAGCCATGTGATCGCCGGCTTGCTGCGCCGCTTCCATGAAGCGGTGCAGCATGGCGATGCCGAGGTGGTGATCTGGGGCAGCGGCGCGCCCCGTCGCGAGTTCCTGCACGTGGATGACATGGCGGCCGCCAGCGTGCATGTGATGGAGCTCAGCCATGAGCACTACCGCGAGCACACCGAGCCGATGCGTTCCCATATCAACGTCGGCACTGGCGTGGACTGCACCATTCGCGAACTGGCCGAGACGCTGGCCCGGGTCACCGGCTTCAACGGGCGCCTGCGTTTCGATACCAGCAAGCCCGACGGTGCACCGCGCAAGTTGCTCGATGTGAGCCGTATCAACGCGCTGGGCTGGGAGGCCTACGTGCCGCTGGAGGAGGGCCTGCGCGACGCCTACAACGCGTATCTGGCCGCCCTCGAGCAGCCTCGGGGCCAGTGA
- a CDS encoding glycosyltransferase WbuB → MKILLYGINYSPELTGIGKYSGEQARWLASQGHDVRVVTAPPYYPHWQVGEGYSPWRFRRERVDGVTVLRCPLYVPSKPTALKRLLHLMSFSASSCLAVLGQLRWRPDLVILVVPTLFCAPQALLLAKLSGAKSVLHIQDFEVDAMFGLGMGGSPWLKRLAWGIERWVLRRFDRVSTISSGMLDKAAAKGVEAQRLLFFPNWSETERFLDVPADPALLQRLGVPAGKQVLLYSGNIGEKQGLELILDAAQAYAQRPELVFLIVGQGAGQARLLERVQREGIHNVVFAPLQAYEDLPALLASATAHLVIQKRGAADSVLPSKLTNILAVGGNAIITADPETTLGRLCEAHQGIAVLIEPESVTALNEGIEQVLRLPVRNTVALNYAGEFLDKERILQRFLAQV, encoded by the coding sequence ATGAAGATCCTTTTGTACGGCATCAACTACAGCCCGGAGCTCACCGGTATCGGCAAGTACAGCGGTGAACAGGCGCGCTGGCTGGCGAGCCAGGGGCACGACGTGCGGGTGGTGACGGCGCCGCCGTATTACCCGCACTGGCAGGTCGGCGAAGGGTACTCGCCGTGGCGTTTTCGCCGTGAGCGGGTCGATGGCGTCACGGTGCTGCGTTGCCCGTTGTATGTGCCGAGCAAGCCCACGGCGCTGAAGCGTTTGCTGCACTTGATGAGTTTTTCCGCCAGTTCGTGCCTGGCGGTGCTGGGGCAACTGCGCTGGCGGCCAGACCTGGTGATCCTGGTGGTGCCCACGCTGTTTTGCGCGCCCCAGGCCCTGCTGTTGGCCAAGCTGAGTGGCGCCAAGTCGGTGCTGCACATCCAGGATTTCGAAGTCGACGCCATGTTTGGCCTGGGCATGGGCGGCAGCCCCTGGCTCAAACGCCTGGCCTGGGGCATTGAACGCTGGGTGTTGCGCCGCTTTGACCGGGTCTCGACGATTTCCAGCGGCATGCTGGACAAGGCTGCCGCCAAAGGTGTCGAGGCCCAGCGCCTGCTGTTCTTTCCCAACTGGTCGGAAACCGAACGTTTCCTCGATGTGCCGGCCGACCCCGCGCTGCTGCAACGCCTGGGCGTGCCGGCGGGCAAACAGGTGCTGTTGTACTCGGGCAATATCGGTGAGAAGCAGGGCCTTGAGTTGATCCTTGACGCCGCCCAGGCCTATGCCCAGCGTCCGGAGCTGGTGTTCCTGATCGTGGGGCAGGGCGCGGGCCAGGCCCGCTTGCTGGAGCGGGTACAGCGCGAGGGCATCCACAACGTGGTTTTCGCCCCGTTACAGGCCTACGAAGACCTGCCGGCGCTGCTCGCTTCGGCGACCGCGCACCTGGTGATCCAGAAGCGCGGCGCGGCGGACTCGGTGTTGCCGTCCAAGCTCACCAATATCCTGGCGGTCGGCGGCAACGCGATCATCACCGCCGACCCCGAGACCACCCTTGGCCGGTTGTGCGAAGCCCATCAAGGGATTGCCGTGTTGATCGAGCCTGAATCGGTCACGGCATTGAACGAGGGGATCGAGCAGGTCCTGCGGTTGCCGGTGCGCAACACCGTGGCGCTGAACTACGCCGGCGAATTTCTCGATAAAGAACGCATTCTTCAACGTTTTCTGGCACAGGTTTGA
- a CDS encoding GDP-mannose mannosyl hydrolase, translating to MWLDLPTFNTVVASTPLVAIDLVVMKPGGETLLGLRVNRPAYGFWFVPGGRVQKNESLDSAFRRLTQEELGRTFERATARLLGVFEHFYDDSVFGNAGAGPNTHYVVLSYCLTLAGDDDLHPPTAQHQHYRWWPLDELRISPRVHENTRAYF from the coding sequence ATGTGGCTTGATTTACCGACCTTCAACACGGTCGTGGCGTCGACGCCGCTGGTGGCGATCGACTTGGTCGTGATGAAACCGGGTGGTGAGACGTTGCTGGGCCTGCGGGTCAACCGCCCGGCCTATGGCTTCTGGTTCGTGCCCGGTGGGCGAGTGCAGAAGAACGAAAGCCTGGACAGCGCCTTCCGGCGCCTGACCCAGGAAGAGCTGGGGCGCACGTTTGAACGCGCCACCGCGCGTCTTCTCGGGGTGTTCGAACACTTCTACGACGACAGCGTATTTGGTAACGCCGGCGCCGGGCCGAACACCCATTATGTGGTGCTCAGTTATTGCCTGACCCTGGCCGGCGACGACGACCTGCACCCGCCCACCGCGCAGCATCAGCACTACCGTTGGTGGCCGCTGGATGAGTTGCGCATCAGTCCACGTGTGCATGAAAACACCCGTGCCTATTTCTGA